The following coding sequences are from one Pseudomonas oryzae window:
- a CDS encoding maleate cis-trans isomerase family protein: MSAVAEDFEAWQRVFRHDPVAGGRPLRLGLIQLASDFTLENEWRQLLGDGLELYSTRTPCSPTVAPEQLRGLADGLASSAGLLVPGLELDVLAFGCTSGSMLIGEDEVARLLRSARPGIAVSNPWTAVKAALRHLGARRIAVLTPYIAAVNQPLCAGLEEAGFAVACCGTFAVLEDAAIPGIGTDDIVAAARVLLAMEQVDALFLACTNLRTLDVLEELEAELQIPVVSSNQAMFWHALRCVGFARPVPGFGRLLAEQAPVGGVES, encoded by the coding sequence ATGAGCGCCGTCGCCGAAGATTTCGAGGCCTGGCAGCGGGTATTCCGGCACGACCCCGTAGCTGGAGGGCGGCCGCTGCGCCTGGGGCTGATCCAACTGGCCAGCGACTTCACCCTCGAGAACGAGTGGCGCCAGCTGCTGGGCGATGGTCTGGAACTGTACAGCACCCGCACGCCGTGCAGCCCCACTGTGGCTCCTGAGCAGCTGCGCGGCCTGGCGGACGGCCTGGCCAGTTCGGCCGGATTGCTGGTGCCGGGGCTGGAGCTGGATGTGCTGGCCTTCGGCTGCACCTCCGGGAGCATGCTGATCGGCGAGGACGAGGTGGCGCGCCTGCTGCGCAGTGCTCGCCCCGGTATTGCCGTGAGCAATCCGTGGACCGCGGTGAAGGCGGCCCTGCGCCACCTGGGCGCACGGCGGATCGCTGTGCTCACCCCCTACATCGCTGCGGTCAACCAGCCGCTGTGCGCGGGTCTGGAGGAGGCCGGTTTCGCCGTGGCTTGCTGCGGCACCTTTGCCGTACTCGAGGATGCGGCGATCCCCGGGATAGGCACGGACGATATCGTGGCCGCCGCTCGCGTGCTGCTGGCCATGGAGCAGGTGGATGCGCTGTTTCTCGCCTGCACCAACCTGAGGACCCTCGACGTGCTCGAGGAGCTGGAAGCCGAGCTGCAGATTCCGGTGGTATCCAGCAACCAGGCGATGTTCTGGCATGCGCTCCGGTGCGTCGGCTTCGCGCGCCCGGTACCCGGTTTCGGCAGACTCCTGGCGGAGCAGGCGCCCGTGGGTGGAGTGGAGAGTTGA
- a CDS encoding cyclodeaminase gives MKIYDRQQIAEKVGLDHAALEVVEAGFAALGRGEVVMPPILSMNIAESNGEVDVKTAHIQGWQRFAIKISPGFFDNPRLGLPSLNGLMLLFSAKTGLVDSVLFDEGYLTDIRTALAGAIAAKHLAREDARRVAVIGAGLQAELQVAALRLVRDIEEVHVHARDSAKAEAYARRMGEVHGLPVVVHDSAASACARADIVVTTTPSRTPVLQWSDLPQGIHVTAMGSDNPHKNELEPTILTSADVVAVDRLSQSRALGELHHAPALQREVFELGTLIAEGRRLRTSAEQITVCDLTGTGVQDTAIANYAASRLEADGQ, from the coding sequence GTGAAAATCTACGATCGTCAGCAGATTGCCGAGAAGGTCGGGCTGGATCACGCCGCCCTCGAGGTGGTGGAGGCCGGCTTCGCCGCTCTGGGGCGTGGCGAGGTGGTGATGCCGCCGATCCTCAGCATGAACATCGCCGAGAGCAACGGCGAGGTGGACGTCAAGACCGCCCACATCCAGGGCTGGCAGCGCTTCGCCATCAAGATCAGCCCCGGCTTCTTCGACAACCCCAGGCTTGGCCTGCCCAGCCTCAACGGTCTGATGCTGCTGTTCTCGGCGAAGACCGGACTGGTCGACTCGGTGCTGTTCGACGAAGGCTACCTGACCGATATCCGCACCGCCCTGGCCGGAGCCATCGCCGCCAAGCATCTGGCGCGCGAGGACGCGCGCCGCGTGGCGGTGATCGGCGCGGGCCTGCAGGCCGAGCTGCAGGTGGCGGCGCTGCGCCTGGTACGTGATATCGAGGAGGTGCATGTGCATGCCCGCGACAGTGCCAAGGCCGAAGCCTATGCCCGGCGCATGGGCGAGGTCCATGGCCTGCCCGTGGTCGTCCATGACAGTGCCGCCAGTGCATGCGCCCGGGCCGACATCGTGGTCACCACCACGCCGTCGCGTACTCCGGTGCTCCAGTGGAGCGACCTGCCCCAGGGCATCCATGTGACCGCCATGGGCTCGGACAACCCGCACAAGAACGAACTGGAGCCGACCATCCTGACCAGCGCCGACGTCGTCGCGGTGGACCGCCTCAGCCAGTCCCGCGCGCTGGGCGAGCTACACCATGCGCCGGCACTGCAGCGCGAGGTATTCGAGCTGGGCACCCTGATCGCCGAAGGTCGGCGTCTGCGCACCAGCGCGGAACAGATCACGGTTTGCGACCTGACCGGCACCGGGGTGCAGGACACGGCGATCGCCAACTATGCGGCAAGCCGGCTCGAGGCTGACGGACAATGA
- the eutB gene encoding hydroxyectoine utilization dehydratase EutB, with the protein MQQQELTLQDIFRARQRIAGQALRTPLVRSESLSRRFGCEAWLKLDNLQPTGSFKLRGALNALLGLDEEQRARGVVTMSTGNFGRALAWAGRRIGIPVTVCISHLVPDNKVQALRDSGATLVICGESQDQADVEARRLSREQGLAYIPPFDHPLVIAGQGTCALEILEEQPDIDLVFVGLSGGGLVAGIGLAVKSINPAAEVIGVSMAHGAAMLESLAAGRPVQVPEVPTLADSLGGGIGLDNAWTFDMTRRYMDRGYKVDEAHIGRAMLHLLREEKLLVEGAAAVGVAAVEQHRLDLRGRRVAFVISGQNLSTATFTEACRLAGESL; encoded by the coding sequence ATGCAACAACAAGAACTGACCCTGCAGGACATCTTTCGGGCTCGCCAGCGCATCGCCGGGCAGGCCCTGCGTACTCCGCTGGTGCGCTCGGAGTCCCTGTCGCGGCGCTTCGGCTGCGAGGCGTGGCTGAAGCTGGACAACCTGCAGCCGACCGGCTCCTTCAAGCTGCGTGGCGCGCTCAATGCGCTGCTCGGCCTGGACGAGGAGCAGCGGGCGCGTGGCGTGGTGACCATGTCGACCGGCAATTTCGGTCGCGCGCTGGCCTGGGCCGGCCGGCGCATCGGCATCCCGGTCACCGTGTGCATCTCGCACCTGGTGCCGGACAACAAGGTGCAGGCGCTGCGTGACAGCGGCGCCACCCTGGTGATCTGCGGCGAGTCCCAGGATCAGGCCGATGTCGAGGCCCGGAGGCTGAGCCGTGAGCAGGGACTGGCCTACATTCCGCCGTTCGACCACCCGTTGGTGATCGCCGGTCAGGGCACCTGCGCGCTGGAGATCCTCGAGGAGCAGCCGGACATCGATCTGGTTTTCGTCGGCCTGTCCGGCGGCGGTCTGGTTGCAGGCATCGGTCTGGCGGTCAAGAGCATCAATCCTGCGGCCGAAGTCATCGGCGTGAGCATGGCCCACGGGGCTGCCATGCTCGAAAGTCTGGCTGCCGGCCGTCCGGTGCAGGTGCCTGAGGTGCCGACCCTGGCCGACAGCCTGGGCGGCGGCATCGGTCTGGACAACGCCTGGACCTTCGACATGACCCGGCGCTACATGGATCGCGGCTACAAGGTCGACGAGGCACACATCGGCCGAGCGATGCTGCACTTGCTGCGCGAGGAAAAACTGCTGGTGGAGGGCGCTGCCGCCGTCGGCGTGGCTGCCGTCGAACAGCATCGCCTGGACCTGCGGGGGCGTCGCGTGGCCTTCGTGATCAGCGGCCAGAACCTGTCCACCGCCACCTTTACCGAGGCTTGCCGCCTCGCTGGAGAGTCCCTGTGA
- a CDS encoding DMT family transporter → MDARSKGLLLTATGVLLLSPDALVQRWLNLEAMALLAWRGLLMGAGLALLLVWRYRGGFLAQLRACGSTGLWCGLCYASSTLCFLAAMQKVGAAVTLLLFSVSSAFAALLAWCCLGERLPRQTLLSIGVCMVGVLLIVGDDLQGASLAGCLLALLAALLLAGNLTLARSRPAVDMSPGLMLGAFMAAAFSWGGGEPASLDGQQWLVLLVMAGLLLPLGFMLVQLGPQSISPAEVGLLILLEAVLGPLWVWWLLDEAPSTGVLLGGAIVLGGLALNVWLPQRVKSPVLAAQE, encoded by the coding sequence ATGGATGCGAGAAGCAAGGGGCTGCTGCTCACGGCAACCGGTGTGCTGTTGCTGTCTCCCGATGCACTGGTGCAACGCTGGCTGAATCTTGAGGCGATGGCCCTGCTGGCCTGGCGTGGCCTGCTGATGGGAGCGGGGCTGGCGCTGCTGCTGGTCTGGCGCTACCGCGGTGGTTTCCTGGCGCAGCTCAGGGCTTGCGGCTCCACGGGGCTGTGGTGCGGACTGTGCTATGCCAGCAGCACCCTGTGCTTCCTGGCGGCGATGCAGAAGGTTGGCGCCGCTGTCACCCTGCTGCTGTTCAGCGTTTCCTCGGCGTTCGCCGCCCTGCTGGCCTGGTGTTGCCTAGGCGAACGTTTGCCCCGGCAAACGCTGCTGTCGATTGGGGTGTGCATGGTCGGCGTGCTGCTGATCGTCGGTGACGACCTGCAGGGCGCCAGCCTGGCCGGCTGCCTGCTGGCGTTGCTGGCGGCTCTGCTGCTAGCGGGCAACCTGACGCTGGCCAGAAGCCGTCCGGCCGTCGACATGAGTCCGGGCCTGATGCTGGGAGCCTTCATGGCTGCGGCCTTCTCCTGGGGTGGAGGTGAGCCAGCCAGCCTGGATGGGCAGCAGTGGCTGGTCCTGCTGGTGATGGCGGGCTTGTTGCTGCCGCTGGGCTTCATGCTGGTCCAGCTGGGGCCGCAGAGCATAAGCCCGGCCGAGGTTGGCTTGCTGATCCTGCTCGAGGCTGTCCTGGGCCCGCTGTGGGTCTGGTGGTTGCTGGACGAGGCACCGAGTACGGGCGTCCTGCTTGGCGGGGCCATAGTGCTGGGCGGGCTGGCACTCAATGTCTGGCTACCACAGCGAGTGAAAAGTCCCGTACTCGCGGCGCAGGAATAG